In the genome of Oncorhynchus mykiss isolate Arlee chromosome 30, USDA_OmykA_1.1, whole genome shotgun sequence, the window GAGCAGCAGCAACGACTCCTGAGAAGTTTTCATTTTCACCACAGGTTTGTAAGAGGTTGTCCAATAACTTCCCTGCTAGGCCCACCTTGGACCCGCCAGCAGCTGGAGAGAGCAGGATATCCAACATCTCCATCAGTGTCATGCCTAACACGTCAGCATCGGGACCGGGAAAGGACGTACTGCGTTTCAAATAAATGGCGCTTAAGACTTTACATGCTGATTTCACTTCTATGAGTTCAATGCAATGACCGGTGGCGTCCTTATATTTACCTCCAACAGTTATAGTGTCGAAAAGTAGTTTGACGACTGAGCTCGGAACAGCGGCGTTGTTTAGTAACCCCACAAGCAGCAAGTGTTGACACTGCGACAGGTCAGAAAACGTGATGTCCGTATACCCATGAAAAGTTGTTCGTAAACTTTCGTTTGTCACCTGTAGTTGTTTTTCCAAGATGTCCCTGACGGTTGGATTTGCATGGAACCTTGTGTAGACGTGTTGACAGTACTGAGTCCATTGGAAGGCTCTGTCCAGGGTCTGTTTGTCCCACCGCTGCACCGTCTCTGTCTGCGACACAGCGAGTAGCTCCGTGGTCCGCTCCACGTTCTTTACAATAGCCTCCATGTGACACTATCTGCTCTCAGAACATTTGCAAGTGAGTTAGAAAATGTTAAAAGGACGCCTGAAATTACTCCAAAAGGTTGGTTGGAAAAGTCACTTTGGTGTTTAATTAAAGCTACTTCTTTTCTCCGTGCACTCTCCTCTTTCCACCCCCCGCCAGTTTATGTTGTGAAGTGAACTTCCGGGTATGCGAACGCGTCACAGtcacttcaaaataaaagttctCAAGATAAAAGTTGTATAAATCATACAATCTGGCGAATAGAATAAATGTACTGTCCTCCGAGAAAATATTTCTACCGTTTGAgttttacattattttttttctgAATTGGCGAATATGTGTAGATTGATTGTAGAAGAAGAACAAGCAAGTCCCATCGAATTTTGTCACTGTGTTGTGTTATAGTCATTTA includes:
- the fancf gene encoding Fanconi anemia group F protein isoform X1, whose translation is MEAIVKNVERTTELLAVSQTETVQRWDKQTLDRAFQWTQYCQHVYTRFHANPTVRDILEKQLQVTNESLRTTFHGYTDITFSDLSQCQHLLLVGLLNNAAVPSSVVKLLFDTITVGGKYKDATGHCIELIEVKSACKVLSAIYLKRSTSFPGPDADVLGMTLMEMLDILLSPAAGGSKVGLAGKLLDNLLQTCGENENFSGVVAAALLSRKNNKTAAATTKMASEGVSFHFILDWLQQHHSLLHNMCSTLPIGLLMDLHQQSVRFRVTYGDMLKQWGSQLEYDVGEGEWVQMDTTDGVSFKTLSDHYRSLLGACPSTKEDVERELTELKVADGDFDVRGLSVWGDLLSELNKV